Proteins from a genomic interval of Sugiyamaella lignohabitans strain CBS 10342 chromosome C, complete sequence:
- the CRZ1 gene encoding DNA-binding transcription factor CRZ1 yields the protein MTNQYGGSSIDELLLNSNSGLASEAYDFLKNFEDTNEPKLDNTSTEFLIHDNSGIDFESHPQPATAGPLYFSNDVSNDVSNDNNNYYTNRSRSNSRNRGTLFPSSKSVSANSSGANNEANSGANSGANSGANSGANSGANSVINSGANSGANSVYTTPAPSHVALSHGHSATSQNIPPPPIINLSPPAMNEYVKPESYATTTTTAQTPSIHLFPQAGSPGLTVPRERSRRYSISSDVSSHHTATSPYLSAANSPFLEPTDGDVISNSYTDLTALADMTSNVSLGNGGFTVDENQMSTYLVLDDISQLPHSSAGNSVDNSGENSVADSTANSVVNGGLNEYADTPYQLGTASTPYSTVSSLASPATSNGSSVLEEQSISIEEVLDLPGGGSGNTFLSPNSNNFTRGRSVSDPPQPRGRSSNSGHGIPTITTTDSSGTEPLDFGPRFVSTGPSDIVGNHLDVSSTTLNIPIDSFLTPGYSSAHSPSSSTAGSRASSRSGRSDGRSPSRSPSRSPGRSPGRVAPGSREHILELVAPQRPQARVQKHPSNYACHLCDRRFTRAYNLRSHLRTHTQEKPYKCGVCDQAFARKNDRKRHEALHSGEKKYECKGYLEDGTQWGCLKKFARADALGRHFRTDGGRECVQKLIEEEARRRSKQQGNHQGLQDYEQFLSDQVRQQQVTIDGGAFTSSIKPDPQIGEANQQYPLVDNGLERYNHIPAGLLLHNPNLVGSFNTQPGEPSNY from the coding sequence ATGACAAACCAATACGGTGGCAGCTCGATAGATGAGCTCTTATTGAATTCAAACTCCGGATTGGCTTCTGAAGCTTacgatttcttgaaaaattTTGAAGACACTAATGAACCCAAACTCGATAACACCAGTACCGAGTTTTTAATACACGACAATAGCggtattgattttgaatcGCATCCTcaaccagcaacagctggcCCTTTATACTTTTCAAACGACGTTTCAAACGACGTTTCAAacgacaacaacaattacTACACGAATAGGAGTAGATCCAATAGTCGCAACAGAGGTACTTTATTTCCCAGCAGTAAGTCTGTTAGTGCAAATAGTAGTGGTGCTAACAACGAAGCTAATAGCGGTGCTAATAGCGGTGCCAATAGTGGTGCCAACAGTGGTGCTAATAGTGGTGCTAATAGTGTTATCAATAGTGGAGCCAACTCTGGAGCCAATTCAGTCTATACAACGCCTGCTCCTAGTCATGTTGCGCTCAGTCATGGCCATTCTGCCACTAGTCAAAATATCCCTCCCCCTCCAATCATCAACCTATCTCCACCTGCTATGAACGAATATGTAAAGCCAGAGTCATATGCCactacaactacaacaGCTCAAACACCGAGTATCCACCTGTTTCCACAAGCAGGGTCTCCTGGTCTAACAGTACCTCGTGAACGATCTAGACGATACTCAATCTCGTCAGATGTATCATCTCACCACACAGCTACTTCACCATACctatcagcagccaatTCACCATTTCTCGAACCTACAGATGGTGATGTGATTAGCAATTCGTACACAGATCTCACTGCTCTTGCTGATATGACGTCTAATGTCAGTCTTGGTAATGGTGGGTTCACTGTTGATGAAAACCAGATGAGCACGTACCTGGTGcttgatgatatcagtcAACTTCCACATTCGTCAGCTGGTAACTCGGTTGATAATTCTGGAGAAAACTCGGTAGCTGATTCGACTGCAAATTCGGTGGTCAATGGAGGATTAAATGAGTACGCCGACACTCCCTATCAGTTGGGAACGGCATCTACACCATATTCAACAGTGTCGAGTCTGGCATCACCAGCTACTTCAAACGGATCGTCTGTGCTTGAAGAGCAGTCGATTTCGATTGAAGAAGTTCTAGATTTACCGGGTGGTGGATCCGGTAATACTTTTCTCAGTCCTAATTCCAACAATTTCACGCGAGGACGGTCTGTATCCGACCCTCCTCAACCAAGAGGAAGATCGAGTAATTCAGGCCATGGCATTCCTACTATCACCACTACTGACAGCAGCGGCACTGAACCACTAGATTTCGGTCCTCGGTTTGTATCAACGGGGCCTTCTGATATAGTAGGCAACCATCTTGACGTGTCATCAACCACTCTCAACATTCCAATAGATTCGTTTCTGACGCCAGGTTATTCCAGTGCACATTCCCCTTCGTCATCTACAGCCGGTAGTCGAGCGTCAAGTCGCAGTGGACGGTCTGATGGCCGCAGTCCAAGCAGAAGTCCCAGTCGCTCTCCCGGACGGTCACCAGGACGAGTAGCTCCTGGCAGCAGAGAGCACATTCTTGAGCTGGTAGCACCACAAAGACCACAAGCACGTGTGCAGAAACACCCATCCAACTATGCCTGTCATTTGTGTGACCGACGATTCACACGGGCATATAATCTACGATCTCATTTAAGAACTCACACCCAAGAAAAGCCATATAAGTGTGGAGTATGTGACCAAGCATTTGCAAGAAAGAACGATCGCAAACGACACGAGGCATTACATTCAGGAGAAAAGAAGTACGAATGTAAAGGATACCTGGAAGACGGAACGCAATGGGGTTGTCTCAAGAAATTCGCCCGAGCAGATGCACTAGGACGGCATTTCCGAACCGACGGAGGCAGAGAATGTGTACAAAAGctgattgaagaagaagcgcGCCGACGATCCAAGCAACAAGGAAACCACCAAGGACTACAAGACTACGAGCAGTTCCTATCCGACCAAGTGCGCCAACAACAGGTCACCATTGATGGAGGAGCATTTACCTCTTCCATCAAACCCGACCCACAAATTGGCGAAGCCAACCAGCAATACCCCCTTGTCGACAACGGTCTGGAAAGATACAACCACATTCCAGCCGGGCTGCTACTGCACAACCCAAACCTCGTCGGCTCGTTCAACACGCAGCCCGGCGAGCCCAGCAACTACTGA
- the TRM12 gene encoding Trm12p (S-adenosylmethionine-dependent methyltransferase; required for wybutosine formation in phenylalanine-accepting tRNA; member of the seven beta-strand family; GO_component: GO:0005737 - cytoplasm [Evidence IEA,IEA]; GO_component: GO:0005737 - cytoplasm [Evidence IDA] [PMID 14562095]; GO_function: GO:0008757 - S-adenosylmethionine-dependent methyltransferase activity [Evidence IEA]; GO_function: GO:0008757 - S-adenosylmethionine-dependent methyltransferase activity [Evidence ISS] [PMID 12872006]; GO_function: GO:0008757 - S-adenosylmethionine-dependent methyltransferase activity [Evidence IDA] [PMID 16005430]; GO_function: GO:0008168 - methyltransferase activity [Evidence IEA]; GO_function: GO:0016740 - transferase activity [Evidence IEA,IEA]; GO_function: GO:0016765 - transferase activity, transferring alkyl or aryl (other than methyl) groups [Evidence IDA] [PMID 16642040]; GO_process: GO:0032259 - methylation [Evidence IEA]; GO_process: GO:0030488 - tRNA methylation [Evidence IDA] [PMID 16005430]; GO_process: GO:0008033 - tRNA processing [Evidence IEA]; GO_process: GO:0031591 - wybutosine biosynthetic process [Evidence IEA]; GO_process: GO:0031591 - wybutosine biosynthetic process [Evidence IMP] [PMID 16642040]; GO_process: GO:0031591 - wybutosine biosynthetic process [Evidence IMP] [PMID 17150819]) encodes MLAVRLRNPKIVKQVKQVLESRRLLDKSIKISRDDSGAFVIPTVCSNEAILDGIIRADLEVGSHSDNYSGGQQSEYEIIVDESSDELSIISGTDTESSIGQADPITIAVHQIANAISLFHDDPLRQKKLSDISVKFSRRKYSIYPPLVLFTAGTNLSQYGLPDAFYEQVIKQQTLFFQRKQLITHIAENAPIAESDRVRRPADLICLYGDFGPPPSTVPESPSSEDLDAAFWCSAIQNGIYQTWAPRYTMFSRGNITEKSRVLDTFAKQAPIEGTTIVDMYAGIGYFTFSYARNHPARILCWEINPFSVEGLIRGALANNFPVRLVRHNEPYEPLGSDFIVVFLEDNCHALERISQAHISDISHVNLGLLPDSRLAWSDSVRIGRRHSTQLAHPTVLHIHENIAATITSTWPTMVESTLSNRVQFVSLEVIKTFAPGVYHVCGDFRVRR; translated from the coding sequence ATGCTGGCGGTTAGATTGAGAAATCCCAAGATCGTGAAACAGGTCAAACAAGTTCTGGAGTCTCGCAGACTTCTCGACAAATCTATTAAGATATCTAGAGACGATTCTGGTGCGTTTGTGATCCCGACTGTATGCTCTAATGAAGCTATCTTGGACGGTATAATAAGAGCCGATTTAGAAGTGGGATCTCATTCAGATAATTATTCAGGTGGTCAACAGAGTGAATATGAGATTATTGTAGACGAGTCATCAGATGAATTGTCAATTATCAGTGGAACCGACACGGAATCGTCCATCGGTCAGGCAGACCCAATTACCATAGCAGTTCACCAGATCGCTAATGCCATCTCGCTATTCCACGATGATCCGTTGAGACAGAAGAAACTGTCAGACATCTCTGTCAAATTCTCAAGACGAAAATATTCAATCTACCCACCACTTGTTTTGTTCACAGCAGGTACTAATTTGAGCCAATACGGTCTGCCAGATGCCTTTTATGAGCAGGTGATTAAACAACAGACGCTGTTTTTCCAGCGCAAACAGCTCATTACTCATATTGCGGAAAACGCTCCGATCGCAGAATCCGATCGAGTGAGACGGCCGGCGGATCTGATCTGTTTATACGGCGACTTTGGCCCTCCTCCGTCTACAGTTCCTGAATCTCCATCTTCCGAAGACCTGGATGCCGCGTTCTGGTGTTCTGCTATCCAGAATGGCATTTATCAGACGTGGGCTCCGAGATATACAATGTTCAGTCGCGGCAATATCACCGAGAAATCGCGTGTTTTAGACACGTTTGCGAAACAAGCCCCGATTGAAGGAACCACCATTGTCGATATGTACGCTGGAATCGGTTATTTCACCTTCAGCTATGCTCGCAACCATCCGGCACGAATTCTATGTTGGGAAATCAACCCGTTCAGTGTTGAAGGACTCATTCGAGGCGCTCTGGCCAACAACTTCCCAGTACGACTGGTCCGTCACAACGAGCCCTATGAACCACTTGGCTCCGACTTCATTGTCGTGTTTCTCGAAGACAACTGCCACGCTCTAGAGCGCATTTCCCAAGCACACATCTCCGACATCAGCCACGTCAATCTCGGACTCCTCCCTGACAGCCGACTGGCATGGTCCGACTCAGTCCGTATCGGCCGTCGCCATTCCACCCAACTGGCCCACCCCACCGTCCTCCACATCCACGAGAACATCGCTGCCACCATCACCTCGACCTGGCCCACCATGGTCGAGTCCACACTGTCCAACCGAGTCCAGTTCGTGAGCCTCGAGGTCATCAAAACGTTTGCTCCCGGCGTGTACCACGTCTGTGGCGATTTCCGGGTCCGTCGTTAG
- the SOK2 gene encoding Sok2p (Nuclear protein that negatively regulates pseudohyphal differentiation; plays a regulatory role in the cyclic AMP (cAMP)-dependent protein kinase (PKA) signal transduction pathway; relocalizes to the cytosol in response to hypoxia; SOK2 has a paralog, PHD1, that arose from the whole genome duplication; GO_component: GO:0005829 - cytosol [Evidence IDA] [PMID 22932476]; GO_component: GO:0005634 - nucleus [Evidence IEA,IEA]; GO_component: GO:0005634 - nucleus [Evidence IDA] [PMID 14562095]; GO_component: GO:0005634 - nucleus [Evidence IDA] [PMID 22932476]; GO_function: GO:0003677 - DNA binding [Evidence IEA,IEA]; GO_function: GO:0043565 - sequence-specific DNA binding [Evidence IDA] [PMID 19111667]; GO_function: GO:0003700 - sequence-specific DNA binding transcription factor activity [Evidence IEA]; GO_function: GO:0003700 - sequence-specific DNA binding transcription factor activity [Evidence ISS] [PMID 8524252]; GO_process: GO:0007124 - pseudohyphal growth [Evidence IMP] [PMID 11046133]; GO_process: GO:0007124 - pseudohyphal growth [Evidence IMP] [PMID 8524252]; GO_process: GO:0006355 - regulation of transcription, DNA-templated [Evidence IEA,IEA]; GO_process: GO:0006351 - transcription, DNA-templated [Evidence IEA]) codes for MTSYSQYPQYAQPQGQAQAGAANFYYGNSYQHPQAQQYYYGGNPSAPATGSSSANGSVTGSPATNTAGVTATGTESAAAGSDIAATYQQQGYYGTPLYQQGTTGSTTGQSTTPSSNQPHHQHLHHHIQQQQQQSQQIQAQTPYYNQYPPYMQQTHQGTAANAQYGNHSLQSQHSLVAQQHPQQQQHSSPQVAQTHQQPAVITDPTGQTAPPGSKPKVTTTLWEDEGTLCFQVEAKGICVARREDNDMINGTKLLNVAGMTRGRRDGILKGEKNRHVVKAGAMHLKGVWIPYERALDFANKEKIIDLLYPLFVTDIKGVLYHPANYARTAQVISAAAQRRKDLADAAAANSGSGSPTGSSAGANGNGITGANPGGVQSSQSYYYQDGRKEMSSGSPTGANRKLPQLPNPPSSASPSVIQGVQNQSATGSGNNDSYSTAPNSRVPTPNSNAFANGQQTQAAGQQTGTNEYAGSTTPLTDSVPHTPSSANLIHKTGQNQVSTEDDKTQAAASANNSSNPSPKIYGDDALKQE; via the coding sequence ATGACTTCTTACTCGCAGTACCCCCAGTACGCCCAACCTCAGggtcaagctcaagctgGCGCTGCCAACTTTTACTATGGTAACTCTTACCAACACCCCCAGGCTCAACAGTACTACTATGGCGGTAACCCCAGTGCCCCAGCTACTGGCTCTAGTTCTGCCAACGGTTCCGTTACTGGATCTCCTGCTACCAACACTGCTGGTGTAACTGCCACTGGAACCGAGtctgcagctgctggttccGATATTGCTGCCACTTACCAACAACAAGGTTACTATGGCACTCCCTTGTACCAACAAGGAACCACTGGATCGACCACTGGTCAATCCACCACCCCTTCTTCTAACCaaccccaccaccaacacctcCACCATCAcattcaacaacaacagcaacaatcACAACAAATCCAAGCTCAAACCCCTTACTATAACCAATATCCCCCATACATGCAACAAACGCACCAAGgaactgctgctaatgctcAGTATGGAAACCACAGCTTGCAATCACAACACTCGTTGGTTGCTCAACAACAcccacaacaacagcaacacTCGTCTCCACAAGTGGCTCAAACCCACCAACAACCTGCTGTTATCACTGACCCTACAGGACAAACTGCTCCTCCCGGTTCCAAGCCCAAGGTCACCACCACTTTGTGGGAAGACGAGGGTACTCTGTGTTTCCAAGTCGAGGCAAAGGGTATCTGTGTTGCTCGTAGAGAGGACAACGATATGATTAACGGTACTAAATTGTTGAATGTTGCTGGTATGACCAGAGGCCGTAGAGATGGTATCTTAAAGGGAGAGAAGAACAGACACGTTGTCAAGGCCGGAGCCATGCACTTGAAGGGTGTATGGATTCCTTATGAACGTGCTTTGGACTTTGCcaataaagaaaagatcaTTGACTTGTTATACCCTTTATTTGTCACTGATATCAAGGGTGTTTTGTACCACCCCGCTAACTATGCTCGTACTGCCCAAGTcatttctgctgctgctcaacGTCGTAAAGATTtggctgatgctgctgctgccaactCGGGCTCTGGCAGTCCTACCGgctcttctgctggtgccaatgGTAATGGTATCACTGGAGCCAACCCTGGTGGCGTGCAATCATCGCAATCTTACTACTACCAAGACGGCCGTAAGGAGATGTCGTCAGGATCTCCCACCGGAGCCAACCGCAAGCTTCCTCAGCTTCCTAACCCACCTTCATCGGCTTCTCCTTCAGTGATCCAGGGTGTTCAGAACCAATCTGCCACTGGATCTGGAAACAACGACAGTTACTCGACTGCTCCTAACTCTCGTGTTCCTACTCCTAACAGCAACGCCTTTGCCAACGGCCAACAAACCCAAGCTGCTGGTCAACAGACCGGAACTAACGAATATGCCGGATCCACTACTCCCTTGACCGACTCGGTTCCCCACACCCCCTCATCGGCCAACCTGATCCACAAGACCGGACAAAACCAGGTCTCCACTGAGGACGACAAAACCCAGGCCGCCGCTTCGGCCAACAACTCGTCCAACCCATCTCCCAAGATCTACGGAGACGACGCCCTCAAGCAGGAGTAA
- the RBA50 gene encoding Rba50p (Protein involved in transcription; interacts with RNA polymerase II subunits Rpb2p, Rpb3, and Rpb11p; has similarity to human RPAP1; GO_component: GO:0005737 - cytoplasm [Evidence IEA,IEA]; GO_component: GO:0005737 - cytoplasm [Evidence IDA] [PMID 14562095]; GO_component: GO:0005737 - cytoplasm [Evidence IDA] [PMID 14690591]; GO_function: GO:0003674 - molecular_function [Evidence ND]; GO_process: GO:0006355 - regulation of transcription, DNA-templated [Evidence IEA]; GO_process: GO:0006366 - transcription from RNA polymerase II promoter [Evidence IMP] [PMID 15282305]; GO_process: GO:0006351 - transcription, DNA-templated [Evidence IEA]) gives MDFIGGVKDIVEREVTDQPVLPPAPPTAPKDGAAKTSRFKASWNRRRMPVSNQTAAGSIPAPEKAKSKVEQALSKGSELSEREKIHLENIEKMASMNADEIEREREELLRNMDPGILQALLRRAEAAEIKQPKEWDDGSDSKEAKSSQEQAIGKDRASATAGSSSSSKNPKDHSSESQQKSSRPQPTIESEQENPDTYEKPKSQSKPRTVRFEQPAEREPEIHVDEDGNEYILEEDDDEDDATQQPGIDLHFPKPPTVPEETESDFLDEMHIKYFPDLEVEQDKLAWMRPVSEEEDMKEYSEYQDSLAPSELRFDFVGKLITPRQSRQISTDLGLHHHGDAPLAAGYTIAELAHLSRSTNYSQRCIAIRTLGRILYRLGKLQYGKEISSGLYGLVEHARVNETLIEAADENRTRSVAVRAYATEALWLWKGQGSTIRPAV, from the coding sequence ATGGACTTTATTGGAGGCGTAAAAGATATCGTAGAAAGGGAAGTGACAGACCAACCGGTGCTCCCGCCAGCTCCTCCTACAGCGCCAAAGGATGGAGCAGCAAAAACCAGTCGTTTCAAGGCAAGTTGGAATCGGCGACGAATGCCAGTCAGTAATCAGACTGCGGCAGGAAGTATCCCAGCACCAGAGAAAGCCAAGTCAAAAGTAGAGCAGGCGTTGAGTAAAGGCAGCGAGCTAAgtgagagagagaaaatTCATCtggaaaatattgaaaagatgGCGAGCATGAATGCCGACGAAATTGAACGGGAACGGGAAGAACTGCTGAGAAACATGGATCCTGGTATTTTGCAAGCATTACTAAGAAGAGCCGAGGCTGCTGAAATTAAGCAACCCAAAGAATGGGACGATGGATCTGATAGCAAAGAAGCCAAAAGTTCACAGGAGCAAGCGATTGGAAAAGACCGTGCCAGTGCTACCgctggtagcagcagcagcagcaaaaaCCCCAAAGACCATTCAAGTGAATcacaacaaaaaagttCAAGACCACAACCGACAATTGAAtcagaacaagaaaacCCAGACACCTAtgaaaaaccaaaatcacaGTCGAAACCAAGAACAGTACGGTTTGAACAACCAGCAGAACGAGAGCCGGAGATCCATGTTGACGAAGACGGTAACGAATACATtctcgaagaagacgacgatgaagacgatgcaACCCAACAGCCCGGAATCGACCTTCACTTTCCCAAACCCCCTACAGTGCCTGAAGAGACCGAGTCTGACTTTTTAGACGAAATGCATATTAAATACTTCCCAGATCTCGAAGTCGAGCAAGACAAACTAGCATGGATGAGACCCgtatcagaagaagaggatatGAAAGAGTACTCGGAGTATCAAGACTCACTAGCACCATCTGAACTGCGATTCGACTTTGTCGGCAAACTCATCACCCCACGACAAAGCCGGCAAATCAGCACAGATCTGGGactccaccaccacggAGACGCACCACTGGCAGCAGGATACACGATAGCGGAACTGGCTCATCTCAGTCGCAGCACCAACTACTCTCAACGGTGTATCGCCATCCGCACCCTCGGCCGCATCCTCTACCGACTGGGCAAACTACAATACGGCAAAGAAATCTCCAGCGGACTCTACGGACTCGTCGAGCACGCCCGCGTCAACGAAACACTTATCGAAGCTGCCGACGAAAACCGCACCCGCAGCGTCGCCGTCCGAGCATACGCTACCGAGGCGCTCTGGCTCTGGAAAGGCCAGGGAAGCACGATCCGACCTGCCGTTTAA